A stretch of DNA from Rhodothermales bacterium:
TCCATGTCCAACAAGACACGGCGCGGAACACTTCGCAACCTTCAGAGCCGACGGAACGCGCCTCAGCGCATGCTGTGAACCAATTCGATGGAGGGGCGGGCCGCTTCCAGGCCGAATCCTCCACCGGATAAAATATCCTCGTAGACCCGGGTGTGAAGGTCCTTGAAGCCTCCCGAGAACTCGAACGCATCGCCGTCCAATTCCAGGCGACGCCACGTTGGCATGCCGGCGTGCACGGCTTCGTCCGGCAAGTCCGATGCATCCACCGACAGGAACCACTCCACGTCGGCGTTCTCCAGTTCGAGGGTGCCGCCCATCTTGCCGGACTCCCGGACCGTGACATCCGATCGGCGCGCCGGACCGAATATCCAGAGGAGCATGTCGAAGAAGTGGATGCCGATGTTGGTCGCTACGCCACCCGACTTCGCCATGTCTCCCTTCCATGAGTGGGTGTACCAGGTGCCCCGGGAGGTGATGTACGTCAGACGGATGCTGTGTCGACGGCCAGCAACCCGTCCCGACCGGACCCGCTCACGCAGCGCTATGATGGCCGGATGCAGACGCAACTGCAATACATTGTAGATGCGTTGGCCGGATTCCCGCTCCATCTGCTCAAGCGCATCGACATTCCACGGGTTCAGGACGAGGGGCTTCTCGCAGATGGCGTCGGCGCCCACGCGCAGGGCGAAGCGGATGTGCGCATCGTGCAGGTAATTGGGCGATACGATGCTGACGTAATCGAGCCCCTGGCCCGCTCGGCGCAGCTTTTCCACATGACGGTCAAACCGCTCGAACTCCGTGAAGAAGGCAATGTCGTATCCATAGGAATCCAGGATACCCACGGAATCATGCGGATCCAGCGCGGCCACGAGTGTCCCTCCGGTATCGTGGATGGCCTGCATGTGACGCGGGGCGACGAATCCGGCGGCGCCGATGAGCGCGTATCGCTTGGAGGGTGTATGCATGTCCGAAATATAGTGACACATTTGTGACAACTTCCGGCGCGGGTCGGGCGAATATGGAGGTGTACTCGAACACAACCCAAAGGCACACCATGAAAACCTCCTTTTTCACAACCTTGTTGGCAGCCGTTGCGCTCGCATTTGGCGTTGCGGCCTGCGACTCAGCGAGCGGCCTGGACACGGCCTCCAATTCAGAGGCTCTGCAAGCACTCGCTGCCGATCTGGGCTTGAGTGTGGCAGACGTTGCGGATATCTCTGCATCGTTCAGCTCCGTCGATCCGGAAACGGGCGAAGTCCGCGATCCGGGCGAGCTGTGGCGACTGGCCGCGCAGCTCCACTCCACCATGAGCGACGAACAGATTGAGCGACTCATGCAACGCGCCGCCGAGGGCCGGCCGCAGGGTCCGGGCATGCGACCCGGTCAGCAGGGCCAGCGACCCGGCATGCGACCAGGCATGCGTCCGGGACAGCAGGGCCAGCGGCCTCGGCCGGATCTGGACCTGACCGATGAACAGGAAGCCGCCATCGAGGCCATCCATGAAGCGGCCCGCGCCGAGGTTCAGGCGCTCCGCGCACAGAACCTGGATGCGGCTGCCCTTCGCGAAGCAATGCAGGCCATCCGTGAGCAGGCTCGTGCCGATGTCGAAGCCCTCCTGACGGACGAACAACGTCAGGAATTGGCCGATCACCAGGCGGAAGCAGAAGCCCGGCGTGCGGAGGCTGAGGCTCGCCGTGCAGAAAACCGGGCAGAAGCCGAAGCGGTCCGCAACGAAGTGCTGGGCCTCACCGCCGAGCAGTTGGCCGGCCTCGCCGAACTGGAAGCCGCCCGCGACGCCTTCCGTGAAAGCCAGCAGGCCGCACGGGACGGCGGAGCCGCACCGGAAGAGCTGCGCGCGGCCGCCGAGGCCTTCCACGCCCAGCAGAAAGAAGCCATGACGGCATTGCTGACGGAAACGCAGCATGAAATCACGGCTGTCCACCGCTTCTTGAGCCAGCGGGCTGGCCAGGGCGGACAGGGTGGTCCAGGCGGACCTGGCGGCCACGGCCCGAACGGTCGGCCCGGACAGAATGGCTGATCGGGCTCGGACTTGATTCCTTTGTCGCCGTCCACTTGGAGTATTCCGGGTGGACGGCGGCGTTTTCAGTCCGCCTGCTGCTGCACGCCGGGATGCCGGACGTCCACCGCCTTGACCAGGAAAATCACGTTCTCGGCCACGTTCTTGGCATGATCGGATATCCGCTCTATGGCCTTCGATACCGAAATGGCGTGCGCCATCGATTCGATGTGCTCGGGGTTTTCCCGTCCGAAGGCAATGAGCGACTTGAAGTTCTCCTTGTGGATGCGATCCACGGCCGAGTCCTGCCGGACCACGCGTTCCGCCAGGCGGCGGTCGCGGTTCACGAAGGCTTCCTGGACGTCACGGAGCATTTTACGGGATGCGTCGCCCATGTCATCGAACCGGGTGACGGCCAGCGCCCCCGAGTGCTCCTTGATGTCCAGGGTCTTCTTGGCAATGTTCTTGCAATGATCGCCAATGCGTTCCAGGTCCGTATTGATCTTGACGGCCACAATCAGGAACCGGAGCTCGCTGGCCACCGGCTGATGCAGTGCCAGGATCCGCTCGGCCAGGTGATCCACCTGGAGCTCCAGCGCGTCCACGCGGTCGTCACCGACCCGGACCCGCTCTGCCAGCTCGTCATTCTGTGACAGGAGCGCATCGAGTGCCGCGGCCACTTGCTCGTCGACCGTATCGAACATTTCAATGAGCAAGCCGCGAAGCTGCTGCATCTCATCATCCAAATAACGATGTATCTGCTTCTTGCCCATGTCTTTGCTCATCCGAAACGTCCGGTAATGTAATCTTCCGTTCGCTTGTTCTCAGGACGCGTGAAAATAACGTCCGTCGTGTTGAATTCTATGAGCTCGCCGAGGTAGTAGAACGCCGTCTCATCGCTTATCCGGGATGCCTGCTGCATGTTGTGGGTCACGATGACGATGGTGTAGGCCTCTTTGAGTTCAATAATGGTTTCTTCCAGTTTTCCGGTAGCCAGCGGGTCGAGGGCGCTCGCGGGCTCGTCCATCAGCAACACATCGGGTTCAGCCGCGAGCGCCCGCGCAATGCACAGTCGCTGTTGCTGACCACCGGACAGACCGTAGGCGTTGTCGTCCAGGCGATCCTTCACTTCCTTCCAGAGGGCCGCCTGGCGCAGGCATCGCTCCACGAGCTCGTCCATGTCACCTTTGTAGCCATTTACCCGCGCCCCCCATGCAATGTTCTGATAGATGGACTTCGGGAACGGATTGGGCTTCTGGAACACCATGCCCACGCGGCGGCGGACCATGATGGGATCGGCGTGGACCAGGTCCTCGCCCTCCAGCAGGATCTGTCCCGTGTAGTGCGTGCCCGGAATGAGTTCATTCATCCGGTTGAAGCACCGCAGAAGCGTGCTTTTCCCGCATCCTGAGGGGCCAATGAAGGCCGTCACAAGGTTTTCCTTGATCTGCAGGCTGATGTTCGTCAGGGCCTGCGTCTGGCCGTACCAGAAGTTCAGGTCGCGGGCCTCCAGTTTGGTCTCCATGTCAATAAGGCCGATTGCGTTCGAAGTAGTTGCGGAGGGAGATGGCACTGAGGTTCATGAGGAACAGGAAGACCATGAGGACCACAATGGCGGCTGCCGCAATCTCCTGGAACTCCGCTTGGGGCCGGGAGGTCCAGTTGAAAATCTGGATGGGCAGCACCGTGAACGGATCCATGACACTTTCCGGCAGGAAGGCGATGAAGGTGAGCGCACCGATCATGATGAGGGGCGCGGTTTCCCCAACGGCGCGGCTCAGGGACAGGATGATGCCCGTCATGATGCCCGGCGTGGCAATGGGCAGCAGGTGGCTCCAGATGACCTGGCTGCGCGTGGCCCCCAGCGCATAGGCGCTCTCGCGGATGCCGGACGGCACGGCCTTGAGGGCCTCCTGGGCTGAAATGATGAGTACGGGCATTATGAGCAGCGTCATGGTCAAGGCGCCGGCCAGGATGCTGCGCTCGAGCGCCATGAACCGGACGAACAGGCCGAGCCCCAGGATGCCGTACAGCACGGACGGGACGCCGGCCAGGTTGGCAATGTTCAACTGCACAATCCGGTAGAAACGGTTCTTCGATGCGTACTCCGTCAAATACAGCGCAGCGCCC
This window harbors:
- the pstB gene encoding phosphate ABC transporter ATP-binding protein PstB; translated protein: METKLEARDLNFWYGQTQALTNISLQIKENLVTAFIGPSGCGKSTLLRCFNRMNELIPGTHYTGQILLEGEDLVHADPIMVRRRVGMVFQKPNPFPKSIYQNIAWGARVNGYKGDMDELVERCLRQAALWKEVKDRLDDNAYGLSGGQQQRLCIARALAAEPDVLLMDEPASALDPLATGKLEETIIELKEAYTIVIVTHNMQQASRISDETAFYYLGELIEFNTTDVIFTRPENKRTEDYITGRFG
- the phoU gene encoding phosphate signaling complex protein PhoU: MSKDMGKKQIHRYLDDEMQQLRGLLIEMFDTVDEQVAAALDALLSQNDELAERVRVGDDRVDALELQVDHLAERILALHQPVASELRFLIVAVKINTDLERIGDHCKNIAKKTLDIKEHSGALAVTRFDDMGDASRKMLRDVQEAFVNRDRRLAERVVRQDSAVDRIHKENFKSLIAFGRENPEHIESMAHAISVSKAIERISDHAKNVAENVIFLVKAVDVRHPGVQQQAD
- the pstA gene encoding phosphate ABC transporter permease PstA, whose amino-acid sequence is MQNKQHLFEPRLVARRRMAAVVSVLFFLATVFGLLVLLVLMVDVVVKGIGWLDADFLTNFPSRNPEEAGIKSAIWGSLWMMGLTALMAVPVSVGAALYLTEYASKNRFYRIVQLNIANLAGVPSVLYGILGLGLFVRFMALERSILAGALTMTLLIMPVLIISAQEALKAVPSGIRESAYALGATRSQVIWSHLLPIATPGIMTGIILSLSRAVGETAPLIMIGALTFIAFLPESVMDPFTVLPIQIFNWTSRPQAEFQEIAAAAIVVLMVFLFLMNLSAISLRNYFERNRPY
- a CDS encoding Gfo/Idh/MocA family oxidoreductase; its protein translation is MHTPSKRYALIGAAGFVAPRHMQAIHDTGGTLVAALDPHDSVGILDSYGYDIAFFTEFERFDRHVEKLRRAGQGLDYVSIVSPNYLHDAHIRFALRVGADAICEKPLVLNPWNVDALEQMERESGQRIYNVLQLRLHPAIIALRERVRSGRVAGRRHSIRLTYITSRGTWYTHSWKGDMAKSGGVATNIGIHFFDMLLWIFGPARRSDVTVRESGKMGGTLELENADVEWFLSVDASDLPDEAVHAGMPTWRRLELDGDAFEFSGGFKDLHTRVYEDILSGGGFGLEAARPSIELVHSMR